The genomic stretch TTTGCAACATCCGATTGTTGAACAGCAGCGCCTTGATCTCCATTATAACTCCTATTATTTTGCTGGATCTAGCACTGATTCAATTTATCTTGGCAATTATACTACACCTTTTATCCTAACTGCTGCTGACCTAAATCTTAGAATACTAAGGGATCAAAAACTGATACTCGACAAGTATAATTTTGATTTTAAAAGAGTCCAGCTATCGGTCGAATATCCTTTCTATTATTTGTATGATGGTTCAGTTCCAGTCATTTACAATGGTTTGAGCGGTCATCATTATCTCGGTACTGCAAGTATGAAACAGGCCTATTTCACACAGTTGATAAACATAGACAAGAACTCATTTGTATTAAGTACATTCTATGTTCCCTTAAAAAAACAGGCTTTAGGTATACTCTCATCAAAAAAAACATATCCTCTTAATCTAAAATCTGATCTTTTGAAATCAAAAACTGATGGGGTCTTTGATACTGATGGTCAGTTGCACTATGACAGAGATAATGAAAAGGTAGTCTACGTTTATTACTATAAAAATCAGTTTTTGGTAACTGACAAAAAACTTGAGAAAGAAGAAAATTTTACAACCATCGATACGATCACCAATCCTCATATGGAAGTTGCGAGATTAAGCGATGGCAAACGTAAAATGAAACATCCGCCTTTAAAAGTCAATATTACTTCAACTGTAAAGTATGGACTGTTATTTAACCAATCCAATCTGATGGGAAAATTTGAAACAGCAAAAAATTGGGACAATAATGCAGTGATAGACGTCTATTCAATTTTACAAAAAAAGTATATAGGCAGCTTCTATATACCCAAACCTAAAAACATCAATAAAATACAAATGGAAATTGTTAATGACAATCTCTTTGTATTGGTAGGAAATGAAATGGTCAGGTACCGTTTTGCGCAGAACATTTCAGAACATTTCATCAAGGGGAAAGCCGAAAACCCTGATCAAGAGTAGGCATCAATTATAAATTATAACATCATGAGAAAAATGAGAAAAATCGCACTTCCTCTAGCAGTTCTTTTATTAGGAGCAGGGAGTGCTTATGCGACAACTGCATTCAAATCGAAAAAAGTAGATATGCAAGGATATCGTTTTGATCCGCTGGCTCCAGCTGGTCAAAAATGTGTTCTGACGGAAAAGCAGTGTACTGATGTCATTGGTGAGGTCTGTACATGGACAGATGCGTCAGGAAGCCACAACCTGTTCCAGAATATTGACGGGACATCATGTGGAAATCAGCTGTATGAAATTCAATAAGTGATTAATTAACATTAGAAGGATGCTCAACAGCATCCTTCATTTTTTCAAGGCATATGGAAATATTTTCTCACTTTATCCAAATTATGTATATTAGCTCAACTAATAATCTGCAATGTCTTTCAATCCTTTTAAATCTCATCGTTCTGAGATTTTGAAAAAAGTCGCTACTGAGCACAAAGCACTTAATGACGGTAGGTATTCTGCCATTCAAAAATCCTTTAACTATCTTTCACAGAAAGATAAATACTGGCTGGTATTTATTGTGGTCCTATTCTTTTTCTCAGCATTAACCCTCATTCAATTTGATGCACTGAGCTTCATCTCTCTTAAGAAAGGGTCGGCGGAAACTCTGATTGACCAGCGAACCTCAAATGTTGCCACCATTATCAGCATGACATTGGCAGTAATAGGTCTGCTGTTG from Chryseobacterium indologenes encodes the following:
- a CDS encoding MauE/DoxX family redox-associated membrane protein, whose product is MKNLSLITFNTTAYFFILLFFYASISKILDFENFQVQIGQSPLLSAYAGIISYSVIIIELLIVVCLCFPSSRLLGLYASTALMSAFTVYIYLILNYSDFVPCSCGGILEKLGWKEHLIFNAVCVVAGIIAVLWSQSEKRLRIRSAAILTGSCITAVGAVILLFISSEYIIKKENNFTRRFLQHPIVEQQRLDLHYNSYYFAGSSTDSIYLGNYTTPFILTAADLNLRILRDQKLILDKYNFDFKRVQLSVEYPFYYLYDGSVPVIYNGLSGHHYLGTASMKQAYFTQLINIDKNSFVLSTFYVPLKKQALGILSSKKTYPLNLKSDLLKSKTDGVFDTDGQLHYDRDNEKVVYVYYYKNQFLVTDKKLEKEENFTTIDTITNPHMEVARLSDGKRKMKHPPLKVNITSTVKYGLLFNQSNLMGKFETAKNWDNNAVIDVYSILQKKYIGSFYIPKPKNINKIQMEIVNDNLFVLVGNEMVRYRFAQNISEHFIKGKAENPDQE
- a CDS encoding DUF6520 family protein codes for the protein MRKMRKIALPLAVLLLGAGSAYATTAFKSKKVDMQGYRFDPLAPAGQKCVLTEKQCTDVIGEVCTWTDASGSHNLFQNIDGTSCGNQLYEIQ